In Bactrocera oleae isolate idBacOlea1 chromosome 5, idBacOlea1, whole genome shotgun sequence, a genomic segment contains:
- the LOC106621670 gene encoding uncharacterized protein, whose product MSARKVLHILKLSAKQQREFVNSFDVVMCDCDGVMWLVSSPLFRTGEAVNVLKVDGKRVLFVTNNSVRSDKDYINKFIENGVEDFQIHDIMHPVKAMLYYIKKHNIKQPIFSLCSAFGNDKLRNGGIDVRTLLTKKDVTPATLERITKPEQKMGAVLFDINLELSYTQLVAATRYLADKDCQFIAGGLERMLPMTREIMVPGFGDFLDTLRRFTRREPTIVSKPALLLGEILKDVYKLTEPKRCLFVGDSLRNDVRFGRDCGFQTLLVLSGSTSIEEMRAASAEDQPHFYADGMADFIELYDNTGKNA is encoded by the exons ATGAGCGCTCGCAAAGTACTCCATATTTTGAAGCTCTCCGCGAAGCAGCAAAGGGAATTCGTCAACTCCTTTGATGTAGTGATGTGTGATTGTGACGGTGTTATGTGGCTGGTTTCGTCTCCGCTGTTCAGGACGGGTGAAGCGGTGAATGTATTGAAGGTGGATGGCAAGCGAGTACTCTTTGTGACCAATAACAGCGTTCGGTCGGATAaagattatataaataagttcaTCGAGAACGGAGTGGAGGATTTTCAAATA CACGACATTATGCATCCAGTAAAGGCTATGTTGTACTATATCAAGAAACATAATATAAAGCAACCGATTTTCTCATTATGCAGCGCTTTCGGAAATGACAAGCTTCGCAATGGAGGCATAGATGTGAGGACTTTG CTCACCAAGAAAGACGTCACACCCGCTACTTTGGAGAGAATCACAAAACCGGAACAGAAAATGGGCGCAGTGttgtttgatattaatttggAACTCTCTTATACGCAATTGGTTGCGGCCACACGATATCTAGCAGATAAAGATTGTCAATTTATTGCTGGGGGTTTAGAGCGAATGTTACCAATGACAAGAGAGATAATGGTGCCAG GATTTGGCGATTTTCTCGACACTCTTAGGCGCTTCACACGACGAGAGCCGACAATAGTTAGCAAACCGGCGCTGTTGCTTGGTGAAATTTTGAAGGACGTCTATAAATTGACCGAACCCAAGCGTTGCCTGTTTGTTGGCGATTCGCTGAGGAACGATGTACGCTTCGGTCGGGATTGTGGCTTTCAAACATTGCTCGTATTAAGTGGCAGCACATCTATCGAGGAAATGCGTGCAGCAAGTGCGGAGGACCAGCCACATTTTTATGCGGATGGTATGGCAGATTTTATAGAATTATATGATAATACAGGCAAAAAtgcttaa